In Cumulibacter manganitolerans, a genomic segment contains:
- a CDS encoding ABC transporter substrate-binding protein: MTPRTAATSACVALALLLASGCSSKAADSGGNGGGGGSLKTDVGVTDKEITLLSLGDQSGVFKVIGLAYLAGEKVWVDEANAAGGICGRKIVLDVQDSGYKVDLAMPLYEQEKTKALGMIQLGGSPILAALKQKITADKMLASTASWASTNLDSPSVLMIGQTYDLEMLNGLAYLQKQGKIADGDKIGHIYVDSEYGQNALMGSQAYAKQHKMQIVGAAISGTDTDMTATITKMKAEGVKAIAMTTPPAALGSAALQNVAQGLNVPMMGSNPVFSPTLLQDPAVETALAQYYQVSSYIPIGADAPAAKKLLAKVQKVSSDQPNLGSVQGYTWGLAWGEILDQACKDGDMTRDGVLAAKDKITKVDTNGLIGALDFSKPGSPTSREGYIVQADKATPGGLKVVEDLFESAEAKAYKAPHQK, translated from the coding sequence ATGACCCCCCGTACCGCCGCCACCTCCGCCTGCGTCGCCCTGGCCCTGCTGCTCGCCTCGGGCTGCTCCTCCAAGGCCGCCGACAGCGGAGGCAACGGTGGCGGCGGGGGGTCGTTGAAGACCGACGTCGGGGTGACCGACAAGGAGATCACCCTGCTGTCGCTCGGTGATCAGTCGGGCGTCTTCAAGGTCATCGGGCTGGCCTACCTGGCGGGCGAGAAGGTGTGGGTCGACGAGGCCAACGCGGCCGGCGGGATCTGCGGGCGCAAGATCGTGCTCGACGTGCAGGACTCCGGCTACAAGGTCGACCTCGCGATGCCGCTGTACGAGCAGGAGAAGACCAAGGCGCTGGGCATGATCCAGCTCGGCGGATCGCCCATCCTCGCCGCGCTCAAGCAGAAGATCACCGCCGACAAGATGCTGGCGTCGACCGCCTCGTGGGCCTCCACCAACCTCGACTCGCCGTCGGTGCTGATGATCGGCCAGACGTACGACCTCGAGATGCTCAACGGCCTGGCGTACCTGCAGAAGCAGGGCAAGATCGCCGACGGCGACAAGATCGGGCACATCTACGTCGACTCCGAGTACGGCCAGAACGCGCTGATGGGCAGCCAGGCCTACGCGAAGCAGCACAAGATGCAGATCGTCGGCGCGGCCATCTCCGGCACCGACACGGACATGACCGCGACCATCACCAAGATGAAGGCCGAGGGCGTGAAGGCGATCGCGATGACGACGCCGCCGGCCGCGCTGGGCTCCGCGGCCCTGCAGAACGTCGCCCAGGGCCTCAACGTGCCGATGATGGGCAGCAACCCGGTGTTCTCCCCCACCTTGCTGCAGGACCCGGCAGTGGAGACCGCGCTGGCGCAGTACTACCAGGTGTCCTCGTACATCCCCATCGGCGCCGATGCGCCTGCGGCGAAGAAGCTGCTCGCGAAGGTCCAGAAGGTCAGCAGCGACCAACCGAACCTCGGCAGCGTCCAGGGCTACACCTGGGGGCTGGCGTGGGGCGAGATCCTCGACCAGGCCTGCAAGGACGGCGACATGACCCGCGACGGCGTGCTCGCGGCGAAGGACAAGATCACCAAGGTGGACACCAACGGCCTGATCGGCGCGCTCGACTTCTCGAAGCCGGGCTCGCCGACGTCCCGCGAGGGATACATCGTCCAGGCCGACAAGGCCACACCGGGGGGACTCAAGGTGGTCGAAGACCTCTTCGAGTCGGCAGAGGCGAAGGCCTACAAGGCGCCTCACCAGAAGTAA
- a CDS encoding ABC transporter substrate-binding protein encodes MRKNLTVAAAGLAAITLAVSGCSNKASTGSGGGGGGTGDVKTDVGVTKDTITLGALADLSGVFKVLSLAFTAGDQIWADDVNAAGGICGRKIKLDVQDTGYKVDNAIPMYDKIKGTSVGIVQMVGSPILAALKQKLITDKMLTSPGSWASTNLDAPEVMMVGQTYDVEMLNGLAYLQKQGKIADGDKIGHIYIDSEYGQGGLLGSQAYAKQHNMQIIGAPVSGTDTDMTATITKFKSEGVKAIALTLAPAGTSSAVVQNVAQGLNLPILGSNPTFSPTMFTDQTVASGLKNFYLMSSTAPFGTGGADAKKVADEYAKKTQDAPNIGVPQAYVTGLAWGEVLKKACDNGDLTRAGVVAAKEQVKSVDTKGMGTALDFSTPGRPSSHEAYVLQPDAAAPDKLKVADGPFTSDEAKKYKAPHEK; translated from the coding sequence ATGCGCAAGAATCTCACCGTCGCGGCAGCGGGGCTCGCGGCGATCACGCTGGCGGTCTCGGGCTGCTCGAACAAGGCCAGCACCGGCTCGGGGGGCGGGGGCGGCGGCACCGGCGACGTCAAGACCGACGTCGGCGTCACCAAGGACACGATCACCCTCGGCGCGCTCGCCGACCTCTCCGGCGTGTTCAAGGTCCTCTCGCTGGCGTTCACCGCCGGCGACCAGATCTGGGCCGACGACGTCAACGCCGCCGGCGGCATCTGCGGGCGCAAGATCAAGCTCGACGTGCAGGACACCGGCTACAAGGTCGACAACGCGATCCCGATGTACGACAAGATCAAGGGCACCTCCGTCGGCATCGTGCAGATGGTCGGCTCGCCGATCCTGGCCGCGCTGAAGCAGAAGCTCATCACCGACAAGATGCTCACCTCCCCCGGCTCGTGGGCCTCGACCAACCTCGACGCGCCCGAGGTCATGATGGTCGGCCAGACGTACGACGTCGAGATGCTCAACGGCCTGGCGTACCTGCAGAAGCAGGGCAAGATCGCCGACGGCGACAAGATCGGCCACATCTACATCGACTCCGAGTACGGCCAGGGCGGCCTGCTGGGCTCGCAGGCCTACGCCAAGCAGCACAACATGCAGATCATCGGCGCCCCGGTCTCGGGCACCGACACCGACATGACCGCGACGATCACCAAGTTCAAGTCCGAGGGCGTCAAGGCCATCGCGCTCACCCTCGCGCCCGCGGGCACGTCGTCGGCCGTGGTGCAGAACGTCGCGCAGGGCCTGAACCTGCCGATCCTCGGCAGCAACCCGACCTTCTCGCCGACCATGTTCACCGACCAGACCGTCGCGTCCGGCCTGAAGAACTTCTACCTGATGTCCTCGACGGCGCCGTTCGGCACCGGTGGGGCGGACGCCAAGAAGGTCGCGGACGAGTACGCGAAGAAGACGCAGGACGCACCCAACATCGGCGTCCCGCAGGCCTACGTCACCGGTCTCGCCTGGGGCGAGGTGCTGAAGAAGGCCTGCGACAACGGCGACCTCACCCGGGCCGGCGTCGTCGCCGCGAAGGAGCAGGTCAAGTCCGTCGACACCAAGGGCATGGGCACCGCGCTCGACTTCTCGACCCCGGGCCGGCCCTCCAGCCATGAGGCCTACGTCCTGCAGCCGGACGCCGCCGCGCCGGACAAGCTTAAGGTCGCCGACGGCCCGTTCACCTCCGACGAGGCCAAGAAGTACAAGGCGCCGCACGAGAAGTAA